The DNA window GTGAGAGCAAAATGAAAAACCAGGAGAAAAAATCAGAGGCAAAGATAAGCGCAGCTGGAGAAAGCCTGGCCGGGAGAAACTTGACCGGGGGGAGCCTGGCCGGGGAAAGCTTGATTGGGGAAACCATATCGGATAAACGCGAGGAGGGGCTGAAGGAAATACTGGGATATTACAGCAGCATGACATCCCCTTCCTCCCAGGAGAACATTGTTTCCATGCTGCAGGAGATACAGGAGCTGTACGGCTGCATTACCCCCGAACACAGCGCGATGGCGGCGGAAGCGGCAGGGGTGAAGGGGACGGTAATCGACTGTATCATGAAGCTGTACAAAAGCCTGAAACCGGCTCCCTACCGGCACCGCCTCACCGTCTGCACGGGGAAAAACTGTCACCGGGAAGACAAAGATTTTCTGGACACGATAAAGAAGGAGCTTGGGATCAAGGGGAAAATTCCTTCCTCTGGTGCATTGTCCCCGGATAAGAAAATCCTCCTGGAAACGAGAGACTGCCTGAAACAGTGCAGGACCGCTCCCAATTTTCTTCTGGACGGCAGGCTTTATGCCGGGAGTGGGAACTGTGACGTGAAAAAGCTGATAAAAACGCTGAAAGCGGAGCAGTAAGAAAACGCTTGAAGACGTTTAGGCCGGAAAAGGTATACAAAGAACCAGACCTTGAGGGTGCCTTACTCGGCGCCCTCTATTTTTTTTGCCGTAAT is part of the [Clostridium] symbiosum genome and encodes:
- a CDS encoding NAD(P)H-dependent oxidoreductase subunit E, which translates into the protein MQTYSKGERWQEYEQESESKMKNQEKKSEAKISAAGESLAGRNLTGGSLAGESLIGETISDKREEGLKEILGYYSSMTSPSSQENIVSMLQEIQELYGCITPEHSAMAAEAAGVKGTVIDCIMKLYKSLKPAPYRHRLTVCTGKNCHREDKDFLDTIKKELGIKGKIPSSGALSPDKKILLETRDCLKQCRTAPNFLLDGRLYAGSGNCDVKKLIKTLKAEQ